One Alnus glutinosa chromosome 3, dhAlnGlut1.1, whole genome shotgun sequence genomic region harbors:
- the LOC133864027 gene encoding uncharacterized protein LOC133864027 yields MRKLKFHEKKLLKKVDFLEWKKEHGHREAFVMQRYHVTGRDDYKKYAGLCRMVQKLVSILMRMDSKDPFRIEMTDMLLEKLYNMGVIPSKQNIDALKVCERITVSSFCRRRLSTVLVRLKFCEHLKEAVTYIEQGHIRVGPEMVTDPAFLVTRNMEDFVTWVDSSKIKRKVLQYNDQLDDYDAMT; encoded by the exons ATGAGGAAGCTAAAATTTCATGAGAAGAAGCTGCTGAAGAAGGTTGATTTTTTGGAGTGGAAGAAAGAACATGGTCACAGAGAGGCCTTTGTTATGCAACGCTACCATGTCACTGGCCGTGACGATTACAAGAA GTATGCGGGTTTGTGCCGGATGGTGCAGAAGCTAGTGAGCATTTTGATGAGGATGGACTCGAAAGACCCTTTTCGGATTGAAATGACTGATATGCTGCTTGAAAAGCT GTACAACATGGGTGTAATACCATCGAAGCAAAATATTGATGCTCTAAAAGTTTGTGAACGCATAACCGTGTCATCCTTCTGTAG ACGTAGGCTGTCAACTGTTTTGGTGCGGTTGAAGTTTTGTGAACACTTGAAAGAAGCTGTCACATACATTGAGCAGGGACATATACGAGTGGGTCCAGAGATGGTTACCGACCCAGCATTCCTTGTAACGAGGAATATGGAAGACTTCGTTACGTGGGTAGATTCATCCAAGATCAAGAGAAAGGTGCTGCAGTACAATGATCAGTTGGACGACTATGATGCGATGACCTGA